The proteins below come from a single Saccharophagus degradans 2-40 genomic window:
- a CDS encoding fatty acid cis/trans isomerase — protein MLRNKTSVLFIALALTAMVAGLSYYYIQEQREEPAFTVLPHNTVHEEVNYYSDIQPILDKKCVACHSCFDAPCQLKLVNAKGLLRGATAKQVYNGGRTEPQQPTRLNLDGNTEAEWRNLGFHSVLETNNQSPLLKSFIAWGFATQNSENANTLNEAIKKNNIELGTTRENQCSATIEEFNRFTHSHPHNGMPLATQGLSQSEYDLVMTWFEQGATIPDAPWTINKQDKEVIQKWEDWLNETSNERKLLARYIYEHLFLAHLHLQPDDNLSERILDSELQYPVNFYRLVRSSTPSGTAIIPINTALPNQPTQSDFYYRLQPVEETIVYKSHIPYRFDKNRLTEIESLFASESWQVKNLPSYEYEFRSNPFKTYSAIPAKLRYKFLLQDAEYFVRTFIRGPVCHGPIATDVIRDHFWVMFENPETELFVNNKNYRQSVESLLGLPGENSQLSEFGDEWTIYQNNRNKYAEDRNTAYRESYNTGRPLNTIWTEKGENPNAFLTVFRHHNNATVLQGWQGSKPRTAWVLDYPLFERTYYELVAGFDVFGNVSHQLQTRLYFDLIRHGGETNFLAYMPKDSREAIFNHWYQGLAQLKTSISYPKLDTLALGAPELNESAPKDAFFNYFFDKFPSSTNAHDPINRAESSTTNTDDGKEQAHTQNLVATQLASIASKPAKELAFIKDLPDLSLLFITSNNATSSNAISNNSTSSNENQSIVYSLVRNRMHSNVAFLTGEELRYQPEQDYLSIRKGLVGSYPNLIFKVDESDINRFIGALNTPDNDTEFRERMDEFILKRLDDNFWQTVHAISNSEKNRNPISSGLLDLNRYECW, from the coding sequence ATGCTTAGAAATAAAACTAGCGTCTTATTTATCGCACTTGCCTTAACTGCAATGGTAGCAGGGCTAAGCTATTACTATATTCAAGAACAAAGGGAAGAACCCGCGTTTACTGTACTACCTCACAACACTGTGCACGAAGAAGTTAATTATTACAGCGACATTCAACCAATATTGGATAAAAAGTGCGTGGCGTGCCATAGCTGCTTTGATGCGCCATGCCAACTAAAACTTGTAAATGCGAAAGGGTTACTGCGCGGCGCTACTGCCAAGCAGGTATATAACGGCGGCCGCACCGAACCACAACAACCCACCCGCCTTAATTTGGATGGTAATACCGAAGCCGAGTGGCGCAACCTCGGTTTTCACTCGGTACTAGAAACAAACAACCAAAGCCCACTACTAAAATCGTTTATTGCTTGGGGCTTCGCTACACAAAATAGTGAGAACGCAAACACTCTTAACGAAGCCATTAAAAAAAACAATATTGAACTGGGAACAACCAGAGAAAACCAATGCAGCGCTACAATCGAAGAGTTTAATAGGTTCACCCACAGCCACCCTCATAACGGTATGCCACTGGCCACCCAAGGGCTATCTCAGTCGGAATACGATTTAGTTATGACCTGGTTTGAACAAGGCGCGACCATCCCTGACGCGCCTTGGACAATCAATAAGCAAGACAAAGAAGTGATACAAAAATGGGAAGACTGGTTAAACGAAACATCGAATGAAAGAAAGCTATTAGCACGCTATATTTACGAGCATCTTTTTCTCGCGCACTTGCACTTACAGCCAGATGATAATCTTTCAGAGAGAATTCTCGATAGCGAATTACAATACCCCGTCAATTTCTATCGTTTAGTACGGTCAAGTACGCCATCAGGAACGGCTATCATTCCAATCAACACAGCTTTACCAAATCAACCTACTCAATCGGATTTTTACTATCGCTTGCAACCTGTGGAAGAAACCATTGTATATAAATCTCACATACCCTATCGGTTTGATAAAAATAGATTAACGGAAATTGAATCTTTGTTCGCAAGCGAAAGCTGGCAAGTAAAAAACTTACCTAGCTATGAGTACGAATTTAGATCTAATCCATTTAAAACTTACAGCGCGATACCAGCCAAGCTTCGCTATAAGTTTTTATTGCAGGATGCAGAATATTTTGTTCGTACATTTATTCGAGGCCCGGTGTGCCACGGCCCTATCGCAACCGATGTTATTCGAGACCACTTTTGGGTAATGTTTGAAAACCCTGAAACAGAGCTATTCGTTAACAACAAAAATTATCGCCAATCCGTTGAAAGCTTACTTGGGCTACCGGGAGAAAATAGCCAGCTTTCTGAGTTCGGTGACGAATGGACAATCTATCAAAACAACCGCAATAAATATGCAGAAGACCGCAATACAGCTTATCGCGAAAGTTACAATACTGGCAGACCACTAAATACAATTTGGACAGAAAAAGGCGAAAACCCCAATGCCTTTCTTACCGTATTTAGGCACCACAACAATGCTACGGTACTGCAGGGCTGGCAAGGCAGTAAACCACGCACCGCATGGGTATTAGACTACCCCTTATTCGAACGTACCTACTATGAACTTGTTGCAGGTTTTGATGTTTTCGGCAACGTGTCACATCAGTTACAAACACGTTTGTATTTTGATTTAATTCGCCATGGCGGTGAAACTAACTTTCTAGCCTATATGCCCAAAGACTCCAGAGAAGCAATATTTAACCATTGGTACCAAGGGCTAGCCCAGTTAAAAACAAGTATCTCTTACCCTAAACTAGACACCTTAGCACTGGGTGCTCCAGAGCTAAATGAGAGCGCTCCTAAAGACGCCTTTTTTAACTACTTCTTTGACAAATTCCCAAGCTCCACCAATGCGCACGACCCGATAAATCGTGCAGAATCTAGTACAACAAATACAGACGATGGAAAAGAGCAAGCGCATACGCAAAACTTGGTAGCAACCCAGCTAGCCTCTATAGCTAGCAAACCCGCTAAAGAACTCGCATTTATAAAAGATTTACCCGATCTTAGCTTACTTTTTATTACGTCCAACAATGCCACGTCCAGCAATGCCATTTCCAACAATAGTACTTCAAGCAATGAAAATCAAAGCATTGTTTATTCACTAGTGCGCAACAGAATGCATAGCAATGTTGCATTTCTTACCGGCGAGGAACTTAGGTACCAACCAGAACAAGATTATTTATCAATTCGAAAAGGCCTTGTGGGTAGCTACCCCAACCTTATATTTAAGGTCGATGAAAGTGATATAAATCGCTTCATAGGCGCGTTGAATACGCCAGATAACGATACCGAATTTAGAGAACGCATGGATGAATTTATTTTAAAACGTTTAGACGACAATTTTTGGCAAACTGTACATGCGATAAGTAATTCCGAAAAAAACAGAAACCCAATTTCTAGCGGACTACTAGACTTGAATCGTTATGAATGCTGGTAA
- a CDS encoding VF530 family DNA-binding protein, whose protein sequence is MAEQQPNNPLHGITLEKVVTQLQEHYGWQGLADRININCFKSDPSVKSSLKFLRKTQWARDKVEALYVKTFTAESPWQQGK, encoded by the coding sequence ATGGCCGAACAGCAACCCAATAACCCCTTACACGGTATTACCCTCGAAAAAGTTGTTACCCAACTGCAAGAGCATTACGGCTGGCAGGGCTTGGCCGATAGAATCAATATAAACTGCTTTAAATCAGACCCCTCGGTAAAAAGCAGCTTGAAGTTCCTGCGCAAAACGCAATGGGCACGTGATAAGGTTGAAGCGCTCTACGTCAAAACCTTTACCGCCGAGTCCCCGTGGCAACAAGGTAAATAA
- a CDS encoding helix-turn-helix domain-containing protein, with protein MTFDHIGTFIRNYRQTNGESLQALADRSGVSRSMIAQIESNQKSPTVTTLAKLAGAMSISLGDLVEPSKHTTHYVIVKGSKTNIVSKQNSPFVCHQLLAQSNSCNVDFYHFYFSKYGKTGFAANKLGTQKTVWLDTGQITLHLHNETISLNAGQAIHFAASTPHRFENRSGPLAKGCFTVSYSN; from the coding sequence ATGACTTTCGACCATATAGGTACATTTATACGTAATTATCGCCAAACAAATGGAGAAAGCTTACAAGCGCTGGCAGATAGGTCTGGTGTAAGTAGATCCATGATTGCACAAATAGAAAGCAATCAGAAAAGTCCCACCGTTACCACCCTTGCCAAACTAGCAGGAGCCATGAGCATAAGCTTGGGAGATTTAGTCGAACCCAGTAAACACACTACTCACTACGTAATAGTTAAAGGCAGCAAAACGAACATTGTCAGTAAACAAAATAGCCCCTTCGTTTGTCACCAACTACTCGCACAAAGTAACAGCTGCAATGTAGACTTCTACCATTTCTATTTTAGTAAATACGGTAAAACCGGCTTTGCAGCCAATAAGCTGGGCACGCAAAAAACAGTGTGGCTCGACACAGGCCAAATTACACTACACCTTCACAACGAAACCATTTCACTTAATGCCGGGCAAGCCATTCATTTTGCCGCCAGCACCCCCCACCGCTTTGAAAACCGCAGCGGACCTTTAGCCAAAGGCTGTTTTACCGTAAGCTATAGCAACTAA
- a CDS encoding SDR family NAD(P)-dependent oxidoreductase → MQIEKVVAITGASSGIGLAMAQLFLKRGFNVAVLVRNPKSFSCEPQALGRLLVNKGDVRSTEDLGHFYKAIHERWQRLDGVIANAGVAIPQEVGDVCESSFDATMDTNVKGVFFTVKLALPYLEAGAAIVLVSSIQAQRGAGAWTVYGASKAAVRSLGRSFAEALGGKGVRVNVLSPGVTDTPILNKFGFDAETLASVLDGVKAATPLQRLGTPIDIAEAAYFLLCEQSAFITGADLQVDGGLAQI, encoded by the coding sequence ATGCAAATAGAAAAGGTAGTGGCTATCACAGGAGCAAGTTCTGGCATTGGCCTTGCTATGGCGCAGCTTTTTTTGAAGCGGGGGTTTAATGTGGCGGTGTTGGTGCGCAACCCCAAAAGCTTTAGTTGCGAGCCGCAAGCGTTAGGGAGGTTATTGGTTAATAAAGGGGATGTTAGGAGTACTGAAGACCTTGGCCATTTTTATAAGGCTATCCATGAGCGCTGGCAGCGGTTGGATGGTGTTATCGCAAATGCGGGTGTCGCTATTCCACAGGAGGTTGGTGATGTATGTGAATCGAGCTTTGACGCCACTATGGATACGAATGTAAAAGGCGTTTTTTTTACTGTAAAGCTGGCGTTGCCTTATTTAGAAGCTGGTGCTGCAATAGTGTTGGTTTCGTCTATTCAGGCACAGCGGGGCGCGGGAGCTTGGACGGTATACGGCGCTAGCAAGGCTGCGGTGCGTTCTTTGGGGCGATCTTTTGCAGAGGCGTTGGGCGGAAAGGGGGTGCGGGTAAATGTGCTTTCTCCTGGCGTTACAGATACCCCTATTTTGAATAAATTTGGGTTTGATGCAGAGACCTTAGCTTCAGTCTTGGATGGTGTGAAAGCAGCTACGCCTTTACAGCGTTTGGGGACACCGATAGATATTGCGGAAGCTGCATATTTTTTGCTGTGTGAGCAGTCTGCGTTTATAACAGGGGCAGATTTACAGGTGGACGGTGGGCTTGCGCAAATTTAA
- a CDS encoding Stealth CR1 domain-containing protein encodes MTATQTAQAPIDAVITWVDGSDPKHAAKLEGYLASIGGSRPRAASPSRFHHSGELDYCVTSLLRFAPWLRTIYIVTDEQTPDLIHKLKGTVYEDRVKVVDHKVIFTGFEQHLPCFNSRPILSVLWRIPGLAENFIFLNDDFALLRPVRERDFFRDNKVVLRGKWRKFSDKVIHKKVAHFLEGLFSKKKRELRKTKVGYLAAQEVSAKLLGFKNWYFQIPHNPHAWRVSTQRTYFEANPEVLEFNVSFPLRNSEQFIGESLAAHLELKNKGAKIKNDLNVLQLKPADQALLRIKNKLNRADKSKKTAFVCVQNIENADEEKQKLIFEWLDKRIGTVDELLNANR; translated from the coding sequence ATGACAGCAACACAAACTGCACAGGCGCCAATTGATGCGGTGATTACATGGGTGGATGGCTCCGACCCTAAGCATGCGGCTAAACTAGAAGGCTATTTAGCCAGCATAGGTGGTTCGCGCCCGCGCGCTGCTTCGCCTTCGCGGTTCCATCACTCTGGCGAGCTGGATTATTGCGTTACGTCGCTGCTTCGCTTTGCGCCTTGGTTGCGTACTATTTACATTGTTACCGATGAACAAACCCCCGATTTAATACACAAGCTAAAGGGCACGGTGTATGAAGATAGGGTGAAGGTTGTAGATCACAAGGTGATTTTTACAGGGTTTGAGCAGCATTTACCCTGTTTTAATAGTAGGCCTATATTAAGCGTATTGTGGCGCATACCTGGGTTGGCAGAAAACTTTATATTCTTAAATGATGACTTCGCACTGCTGAGACCGGTACGAGAGAGGGACTTTTTCCGCGATAATAAAGTGGTATTGCGTGGTAAATGGCGCAAGTTTTCCGATAAGGTTATTCATAAAAAAGTGGCGCACTTTTTAGAGGGATTGTTCTCTAAGAAAAAGCGCGAGCTTCGGAAAACCAAGGTGGGCTATTTGGCCGCACAAGAAGTAAGTGCGAAATTGCTGGGTTTTAAAAATTGGTATTTCCAAATACCGCATAACCCTCACGCGTGGCGAGTATCTACTCAGCGCACTTATTTTGAAGCTAACCCTGAAGTGCTGGAGTTTAATGTAAGCTTCCCTTTGCGCAATAGCGAACAATTTATTGGCGAGTCCTTAGCTGCGCATTTAGAGCTAAAAAATAAAGGCGCTAAAATTAAAAATGATTTAAACGTACTCCAACTAAAACCCGCCGACCAAGCGCTGCTGCGCATTAAAAACAAACTAAACCGCGCCGACAAATCCAAAAAAACCGCATTTGTATGCGTACAAAACATAGAAAACGCGGACGAAGAAAAGCAAAAGCTTATATTCGAGTGGCTGGATAAGCGAATAGGGACTGTGGATGAATTGCTAAACGCGAATCGCTAA
- a CDS encoding DUF4253 domain-containing protein — MHFIELDGSVGFKQAIETSAKKNKVIICGSPDDRDLLQDGIGINTDAQSILAEANTLNAIDWFNTQKSALPLEESEQKKLEGRWPGANGVQHSFALANDIVTQQPLDTLAAVIVQCEHSWQVPAYLGFGGWNNCPSPAEHCALWQFWQHKYDARIVGVSGDVIEAYVNKPPCTREEAIALAWQHYLYCPDLIEQGEETIANLAAALLDQKVWFFWWD; from the coding sequence ATGCATTTTATTGAGCTAGACGGCTCGGTAGGTTTTAAACAAGCTATTGAGACTTCCGCCAAAAAAAATAAAGTTATTATTTGCGGCTCCCCGGACGACCGCGACTTACTGCAAGATGGCATAGGTATAAATACCGACGCTCAATCTATACTTGCCGAGGCAAATACATTAAACGCCATTGACTGGTTTAACACCCAAAAATCAGCATTGCCATTGGAAGAGAGCGAACAGAAAAAATTGGAAGGCCGCTGGCCTGGCGCCAATGGTGTACAGCACAGTTTTGCGCTTGCCAACGATATAGTTACCCAACAACCACTAGATACACTCGCTGCGGTAATAGTGCAATGTGAACACTCTTGGCAAGTGCCAGCCTACTTAGGGTTTGGCGGTTGGAATAACTGCCCCAGCCCAGCAGAACACTGCGCCCTGTGGCAATTTTGGCAACACAAATACGATGCCCGCATAGTAGGTGTAAGCGGCGACGTAATAGAAGCCTACGTCAACAAGCCCCCCTGCACCCGCGAAGAAGCCATCGCCCTAGCTTGGCAACATTATTTGTACTGCCCAGACCTAATAGAGCAAGGCGAAGAAACCATCGCCAACCTCGCCGCCGCATTATTAGATCAAAAAGTATGGTTTTTTTGGTGGGATTAG
- a CDS encoding GFA family protein has product MLARCLCKAIEFEFEPKNNTAINCHCSMCRQSHGAAYATQLFASKASLRFIQGQEKLTEYPSSPMGLRVFCSVCGSRLMNYAKAHSDYMSVALAAVVDAPNIQPSANAFYAGRVQWCDPTQNLTHYDALPDDIGKYL; this is encoded by the coding sequence ATGCTAGCCCGCTGCCTGTGCAAAGCCATCGAATTTGAATTCGAACCCAAAAACAATACAGCGATTAATTGCCACTGCTCCATGTGCAGGCAATCGCACGGCGCGGCATACGCTACACAGCTATTTGCCTCAAAGGCTAGTTTGCGCTTTATTCAAGGCCAAGAAAAATTGACCGAATACCCATCGTCACCAATGGGTTTACGCGTATTTTGCTCGGTGTGCGGCTCGCGTTTAATGAACTACGCCAAAGCCCACAGCGACTATATGAGTGTTGCACTCGCTGCGGTGGTAGATGCACCAAACATCCAACCCAGCGCTAACGCTTTTTACGCCGGCAGAGTACAGTGGTGCGACCCAACTCAAAACCTTACCCACTACGACGCACTTCCCGATGATATAGGTAAATACCTTTAA